The DNA sequence CCATAAGGTGCTGATCGCGCTCTACGAGAGCGAGACCCCCTTCAAGAGCAGCCTGGTCGATCTTCTGGACCCGGAGGAAGCGGCTCGCTTCGCAGCCCTCTGGCCGGTCGGCAAGATGCCGGTTCTGACCGACAGCGCGCGCGACGTCGTCATCCCCGAGACCTCGATCATCATCGAGTATCTCGACCGCCATTATCCCGGCCGCCAGCGGCTGATCCCCGACGATCAGGACACGGCGCTGAAGGCCCGGCTGTGGGATCGCTTTTTCGATCTCTACATCCACGTACCGATGCAAAAGATCGTCACCGACACGCTGCGTGCGTCCGGCGAAAACGACCATCGCGGCGTGACCGACGCCCGCGCCGCCCTTACCGTTGCCTATGGCATGGCCGACAAGCATTTCGCAGAAAACACATACGCGGCCGGCGACGCCTTCAGCCTTGCCGATTGTGCCGCCACGCCTGCGCTCTTCTATGGCGGCATCGTCGAGCCCTTCGATGAGAAGCACCCGCATCTTGCCGCCTATTTCGAGCGCCTGCTCAAGCGTCCTTCGGTGCGCCGCGTGCTCGCCGAAGCGCGCCCCTATTTTCACATGTTCCCCTACAGGAACCTGATGCCGGCGCGGTTCTTCGATATGTAGTCCGCGACGGATTTCCTCAACGATAACAAAAAGAACAGATGCTTTCATGAATCGGAATGGCAGGCATCCCGGCACACCGGAAGGCCGCCATCACTTTTCGGCTCAGACCTACTGCATGTCTCTTTGAATCGACCTCGATTTAAGGACACAGACATGCAGAAAATCAAAGTGCTACAGCGAACTTTGCGCGTCTCACAAGACGCGCGGCACTGAAGGGCGGCAAGGAGAAGATCACGATGGCGAAACTCGTCTTTGCATTGAACCAGTCGCTGGACGGCTACGTCGACCACATGGCCATGGCGCCCGATCCCGTGCTTTTCCGTCATTTCATCGATGACGTGCGCAGCGTGGCCGGCAGTCTCTACGGTCGCCACATGTACGAGGTGATGCGCTACTGGGACGACGAACATCCAGAGTGGGACGAAGCGGAACGGGAGTACGCCGAGGCGTGGCGCGGCCAGCCCAAATGGGTCGTGTCGCGCTCGCTGACATCGGTCGGTCCGAACGCCACACTTGTCGCCGAAGACATCGAGGCGACGGTA is a window from the Ensifer adhaerens genome containing:
- a CDS encoding dihydrofolate reductase family protein, with product MAKLVFALNQSLDGYVDHMAMAPDPVLFRHFIDDVRSVAGSLYGRHMYEVMRYWDDEHPEWDEAEREYAEAWRGQPKWVVSRSLTSVGPNATLVAEDIEATVRGLKARFDGEIEVAGPELAASLGKLGLVDEYRLYFHPVVLGGGKPYFAGPLPPLRLVASDRIGENVIRLTYVPASP
- a CDS encoding glutathione S-transferase family protein; the encoded protein is MSLTLYQHPLASFCHKVLIALYESETPFKSSLVDLLDPEEAARFAALWPVGKMPVLTDSARDVVIPETSIIIEYLDRHYPGRQRLIPDDQDTALKARLWDRFFDLYIHVPMQKIVTDTLRASGENDHRGVTDARAALTVAYGMADKHFAENTYAAGDAFSLADCAATPALFYGGIVEPFDEKHPHLAAYFERLLKRPSVRRVLAEARPYFHMFPYRNLMPARFFDM